A single genomic interval of Candidatus Poribacteria bacterium harbors:
- a CDS encoding restriction endonuclease subunit M/S produces the protein MLDTDTKRRIDTARDILVGKVPDPKSQVEQITIALIYKFMDDIDAEAEELGGERKFFAGEHAKYGWHKLLRSGIGGQATLNLYAEAIGKMPENPGVPPLFRDIFKNAFLPYRDPETLREFLKVIDEFEYDHSERLGDAFEYLLSVLGSQGDA, from the coding sequence CGAAGCGCCGCATCGACACCGCCCGCGACATCCTCGTCGGCAAAGTGCCCGACCCGAAAAGCCAGGTCGAGCAGATCACAATCGCCCTCATCTACAAGTTTATGGACGACATCGACGCGGAAGCGGAGGAGTTGGGCGGAGAACGCAAGTTCTTTGCCGGAGAACACGCGAAATACGGCTGGCACAAACTGCTGCGCTCCGGCATCGGCGGGCAGGCGACGCTCAACCTCTACGCCGAAGCCATCGGGAAGATGCCGGAGAACCCCGGCGTTCCGCCGCTCTTCCGCGACATCTTCAAGAACGCTTTTCTGCCGTACCGCGACCCGGAGACGCTGCGCGAGTTCCTGAAAGTCATCGACGAGTTCGAATACGATCACAGCGAACGGCTCGGCGACGCCTTCGAGTACCTGCTTTCGGTGCTCGGTTCGCAGGGCGACGCCG